TCCATAGCCCTAAACCTTGACCTACATATAATACAAAGCTCATTCTAGGCCTTTTGAATTTGATTACTATTTTTTGTTTAGTATTCCAAAACCCTTTTCTGTGTGGAAACCGCACATGCGTTTTGCGAATTTCAAACTGCCGACATTGACCACCTCCCGCTGAGTTAAAAGCCAATGACGACATTCGCACTGAACCCCCCAAAATCTGCAGGCCCGCAAACCATGCAAAATGCagcttcttcttcccctttcccCTTCCTTTCTTAATAGTTAATATGATTGATATATGGGAGACTGCTGGCATGCATCTACTAAGTAATTGTCTGGACAGAGCCCCTCCTTCAATTCCCCACTCCACGCACTTCCACCAAACACTCCCACGTTCATGTCTCCCCGCATTTACAATTTTTACTCCTCTCAAAAAGTGATCCAACATTAATAAGTTATATACCAAAAAAGGCATTTGCCACAGCACAATTTAAAGACGAGAAaagggggggaaaaaaaaagaagccaAAAACCAAAAAGCTCCCTACCTCTATTCTCGTTTCAAAGGACCCAAAATGACTaggtaaaacaaaaaaaaaaaaagggtatttAACAAAGAGGGAGAACTGAAGCTTCTGTTTTGCTAATTACCGGTCACAAAATAACGCCGGGGTTTAAATATATTGGAGTGGTGGACTAGAGCAGCGCCGGCCGATTGGGCTTCCTCTCCGGCGGACCCTCCCACTTCTCTCCGGGAGACTGAGAACTGGCTCCTCCAAAGGACGCGGCAGCGGCGGCTGCCGTTGCAACATCAATGCCACCTCCCATGGAAGTCAGCAGAGCAGAGAGTTCTCCGGTGGAGGCGCCTCCGGCGCCAATGCCCAATCCCAGAAGATCAAGCGTGGTGGGCTTGTTCCCGAACAATGACGGAGGACCCATCATCAGGTCTGTCAATGCGGAGCCGGTGCTACGGGAGGGAAGACCGAGTCCGAGGCCGGCCGCGACAGATGCGGTGCTCTCGGGCTCGATCTGGCCAGAGTTCCACTGCGTGGTAATTGAGCTGGTGGCAGTGGTGGTAGtgttggtggtggtggtggtggcggcATGATCTTGCTGGCCGGAAGTCGGGGAGGAAATTGCGAGACCGAGGCCGTGAAGCCACGAGCCCTTGGATGCGGCAGCGCCCATTTGGGCGGCTTTTTGGAGCAATGCGGTGGCAGACATGGCGGGGGGCTGTGGGGATTGGGCGTAGTGACGGTGGTGGTCTTGGTCGAGCGCTGGGAAGAGGGAAGAGGAGGCGTTGGAAAAGTAGATGGGTGAGGAGAGACAGAGGGAGATGGGCTCTGCGGTGGGGATTGGTGCGAGGCTAGTGGTGGGTCGCTCAGTGCACTTGGTCAGGTGTTGGGCACCAGAGATGAGATTAGAAAAAGAGGATGATACTTGTGGCGACTGTGAAATCACAGTTGTAGTAGAAGGCGCAAATACACTTGCAAACACGCTGGGGGTTCGGGTGCTACTGCTGCTATTGCTGGCCAAGGTGGGATTGCCACTGCTGCTGCTGGTGgcggtggcagtggtggtggcgACCGCGGTTAAGCGCATTGGGGCGGTTGTTCGCGGCAAGAGCCTGACTGGGTTTTCCGGCAGCTCTGTTACCAAGAAAAAACATGATGAAAAAGGATTAGAAAACTTAAAGAGTAAgcacccaaaaaataaaaaagggaagaTAATGCAACCATCACAAAGCTAGTTGATAGCCGATACACACACAAGGAAAGCTTTTCTAAAGATACTTTTTAAAGCGTGGAACCCCAATTAACAAGTAAGAAGCAGCAGCTTGAACTGTAAAAAGGCTTTTGTTTAAAAGGAGAACCAATCATGGCTTCCTTTCTCACAAACAAGCCAAcccctctctttttctttttctgcttttcGACCTTTGGGCTGGTTCTTTTTATCGCGCATCGATTGAGAATTTAGAACAAGCCCttaggacaaaaaaaaaaaaacctctctcGGAGCTCAACCTTAATCTCAGATAACAACAAAGATCTTTCgttgtttttcattttcattttttttgggtGATAGGATGAGAACAAAGATCAGTAGAGCAGTAGATCAAAGGTAAGGTTTAGAAAGGGTCGCGTATACTAAACCAGGAGAATAATTGAAAACAAACAACATTACCAATGGTTCAATGATTCAATCCCATGTCCCAGCAGAAGCGTACAAAACGTCCTCTTCAAGATAGACATAACTATTTTATAATGTATGGACTGGACCCTTTGGTTTAGTTTTGGTATGTTACCTGGGTTTTGGATCGACAAAACCGGCGTTATTACATTTGTTGCGGGGCAAACCGGTGGCGTCGGAGGCGCCACTAAGGGCGGTGGCGGAGGAGGAGGCGAACTTGTTGTCTGAAGCTTCACATTCTCGTTGGCGTTCTTAGGAATGGCAAGGGTATGAGCTCTAGCACCTTCCTCGGCCAACGCATCGCAAAAAGCTCTGTGGGTGACAAAGCTGTCCCTCCTTTAATTAACAACAGCAGCAACACAAAATACACCAAAACATTAGAAAACATAAAATACCACACGAACGCCTATAAATTAACATTTAACAACgggaaagtaaagaaaaaaagagagaaaaaagtaGGGAAAATTTCTTTTCCTATGGTTTCTCGGGAACCAAACAGGGGGATGAGGATATAAGAATCAATCAAAAGGAAAATAATGATTCGACGGAAAGGAAACCTAGAGAACAAAGTTCCGCAATCGCATTTGTATTCTCTGGTACCACAGGTCTTCAAATGCGCCTTCCAGTCGGACTGCACGGCGTACTTCTTGGAGCACCTCTCGCACTTCCATTTCTTCTCGCCGTGTTTCCTGCAAAAATGCTTCTTTATGCCGGTGAGATCGCCGAGAGCTCTGGACGGACTGTGGTGCACGCACGACGGCTCCGGACACACGTATACTCGTTTCCGAATCTCTTTGCTGGTTCGCTGCCTCAGCTTCCAAGGCAGGTTGTGGCCTCGCCGGTGAAGTTGCAGATTCTGGTCTCGTTGAAATCCTTTATTGCAGATCTCACACACAAATCTGTTTGTGGCCATTAGAGTTTTAGGAGACAAAGCAATCACCTCTGCATTTGGATCTGGGAGAATCGAAAATTGAAAGAGCTCTTAATTTTTTTGTGAATTAAACCATTTTTCAGACTGACGAAGCTATTAATCAAATTATCGCTGGAAGTGTAACAATTTTACTAATCTTACCAGGCATTCCAGGGAGGTTTCGCTTCTTCTTTGGCGGTGCCTCAGCTGGCATAGTTTGATTTCCCGAAGAAGACACGCTTGCTTCTGCAGAAGCCGTTGAAACAGTCACCGGCGACGAGTTCTCCAGCTCCACCATAGTTTCGACTATCCAATCTGCCAAGAAAAATCAGAATCGAAGAAAACTGAAAGACGAAATTTCTCTCAAACGCTCCCCAATCTCCGAGCACAAATTAAGTAGCTTAACCACTCAGCTCTCTAGGGTTTCAACACCCAGctctcaaaacccaaaaccctaacctctCCTAACTCTAACTACAACTATCGATAAAGTTCCTTGACCATACTCCCACCGTCCCACTAGCCAGAAGATCGTGCTCGGTGAACAACCGTCGCATACGGCGGCGGCTTCATTAGCGGATAAGAATGACTAAGAAGATGCAGACAGGGAGacgagagagagaggagaaaagaAATTTGaagtattatatttaaaaaaagtgggggtaaaatagttaaaagcGGCGTCAGGTAACCATGGTTAGAGATTTTGGCTGCACTGTTAACCATGGTTAAGGGCCTAACCCAGAGTCCAAGTCTGTTGTATCCAGTCATCGGTTGGCTGCGAGAGCAAATCGAGCCGTCCACGTGTCGCAACGCGCCAACGGACGACACATGTCGGAGGAAGTCGGACGAAGCGGTGGTTGTCGTTTAGCGCGGGGGTTTGAACGGGGGTTTATTATTATTCCGTGTCTTTTTGTGGACTATTCTGAACACCGACGGGGTGAAAGACGGTAATGCCCCCACCAAGCTGCCCAATTTGTTGCGCGAGAGGGGCAGTGCGGGGATTTCGGTTCCCGATCCTTTTTTTAAGCGCAACAAAAAATTTTGTTCTCTTATAAGGCAAGtaaaattaaaaaaggaaaaaaatgaaaagaagggaaccTGCGAAAAAGTGAAAATGTGTTTTTCCGGGTGGCAATAATAACAGTAACGGAAGTAATGAGGCGATAAGGACGACGGGAGGGAGATgacaatttagggttttgtcgTGGGGTGATGCTTGGGCTTTCTCGTGAATCCTGGTGTTGAGTTCAACAGGTTTggcttttttgaaaaataaataaataaatattattttttgggatTGGTTTACGATTATTGATTTTAGATTGGAATGAAAAAATAGTCTATCTTTCTAtgtcttttttttatatatatattataaatccGAGGTTTATAACATAAAAGTTTTAATTTCTAGaggttttaattttaaaaaattcgaGTTTCACTTTACTTGTCATTTCAATGTGTgggccttttttattttttattttcaaagagCTATAGCAATATTgagaattttgagagaattttttttccaatttattaaaaaaaattcttaaaaggAAAATTTATTAAATGCACTGACGCTCCCTTGTTCTTCCCACTTTGTCATCTTTACATTCATTTTCTGTGGGCcctttgagagtatgaattttatatcttaaatttaaatttaagtggattttgataaattttaatataattttatattatattttattaaaatcttATATAAATTTAGTATAATTTTGTCATATGAATGTATTTTCTTCGAGATGGAGATGACACATACAATTTTGTCGTAATTTTCTTAAAACAAAAACCCACAAAATTACTAAGTGGAGAGGGTGCCCTCGGCATGACATGGCCTTTGAACAGTTTGTTCTATTCCTTTCTGCTCCCTTTGAAAAAGAAGCCAAAAACTTTCGGCAAGAGTGTCTTTGGAGGAGCTCCCCGTCCAGATTCGGAAAAAGACACAAAGCCATCCCTCTTTTTCCCAAAGATTGCCAAACCCTTCTCTCTCCTAAACCACACGCTGTTATAAGAATACCCAAAACAAGTGGAGATCAGCCCCCTTCTTAGGTCACCACACCGTCACCaacccaaattaaaaaaaaaaaaaaaaagggagatagAAGAAAAGGGAAGggttttttctttaaaaaaaaaggaaaaaaaatttgacCTTCAATTTGGACGAATCATTCAAGCGACAccaaattagaaaataaaaatattattatttatctgtTGACATACTTATAATaattaatcaaataaattttaagtGAAGCCTGAAAGTTTAAACTCGTCAAAGTTTAATTTTGTCCTATTACTTTGATCAAACAAAGTTGGGCAGATGaagagagaattaaagcttaAAGCAAAAACAATGATGGGGATATAATTTGGCAAGCACTAAGCACATGATTGGCAAAGGGAGATCGATCCTGTCTTGGGATGGCCGCTCAAAAAATTTCAGATGGCCTAGCCTATGAGGGCCGAGTGCTAACCCCTGCTGCGTGCTGAGGGACCAGTGGTGGTGTCTAATTGTTATAATAGAAGCATGATCGCATGAGCATTAGCCATGGGGATAAAGATAAACATTGGTGAGGATCCAATGGAGGTGATTCGATTTTCAAAGCGATCTACTTTTGACGAGTAGCAAGGTGGAAGATTTGATCCAATTATCCAAAGTCGTACACAGTACACAGCTGGAGGGGGAAGGTGCACAGCCATGACCCCCCACCTCCCTCAAATGTCAACAtagttttttgttttcctttctttaaaaaaataaaataaaataaaatgagtgATGGGGCTTTGGCGCAATCATCACCCCTTTGATTATCTGTTTTCGCTTTCACCTTGCTTTTTTCTTCCCTTTACTGATTCCAATACGCTGCAATGCCTGCATTGAAGAGTTTTTATtgctatttttaaataatatattaaataatttccAGTTCGGAAAAAGTATTCTCACACTCGCGTAATCTCTTGCTACTTGACCTAATGAGATTTGCCTAatgagatttgccacgtgtcaggCAAATCTCCCTGGACCAAACAAGTTGATGCATCTTGCTCGACACTTCAAATTAACTTTAGGTTGATTAtgaacaaatttatttttaaattacttAGACTTAAACTAGTCCTGACGCGTGATAAATCTTGGTTTTGATCTAAtgaaatttgtttaaatctcattATACTAAATagcaagatttgtttaaatctatACCAAGTaacgagattacgtgagcatcatTCTATGAATAATTTTTTCGAataggatattatttaatatattattataaattaataataaactgGAAAAAAAACTCCTGAATCTTGGTTTGTTTCACACCACATCTCTGTGTGCGCGCGTATATACATCGCCCACCTTTTATAGCTTTACAAAAATGGGTGACCGCTAGAGCCAACCTAGCTATAATGAATTGGGGAGACAGACGGGTCAGTTGCCACCTGTGTATGCATGGGTCAATGCTTACTCATGAatatatatgagagagagagagagagagagagagagagagagagaggtcaaaAACTTTTGGCCATTGTTATATCTTCAACCCAGTACGCCGTACAGCACCAGTGAGAAAATCCATTCGGGCATAAAGTGAACAATCTCAGCAGTAGTGCCGTTTGGTGAAAGGTATGCAGCAACCATTATGAGGTCTGAGAATAAGTTGCACTAATCACTATTGATATTTGGTGAGGACTAGAGTGTGTCACAACCAGCTTATGTGGGAAAAATGTTCGGCAATTCAATAACATTAACAATCTCTGCATCCAAAATATTGAGTTTGTTTTTTATGGAAGGGAGGGAAAATTACCACATCGTTAAGGACATGTTTGAGGTGTCCCATAAATTGAATTGGTTCACAAAATGGTAAAATCTTTAAAGACAAAAGTTTTGTATTTCCAAGACGTGTAGTAGAGAAAATGGAGTCTTAATAATAAACTATAGACCCATAAGAGGAAGAAGTCATTTCATTGAACTCTTAAATTAGCCCTTAGTCAAGAGAAAAGGGGATCCCATACCCCACAAGAAATAGGAACCACGGAGAGTAATATTTTCGCACCCATTAAACAAATATATTTCATCCAACTAAAACAAgtccctaaaaaaaaaatcaaccaagCATTTTTTAGTTCAGTTGATGCACCCAACAGTAGCTTCGAACAATTCAGAAAATTCAAACAATACTAAATTTTTGGACGCTTGCAaagcaaaaatcataaaataaagGGATTCAAACAAAATAGAAACATAAAATAAAGTTGCAAACGCAATTTGCAATGCAAAGGGAAACTCATCCAGCACGTCCATGTCTCCCACTCCTAACAAAAATTAATTTGGGATCCCTAATTGTCCAATGTACCTAATTGTCCAATGTATCGCTAAATCACGCCAAGCAGGGCCATATATGCCATCACAAACAGGATCTGAGTAGAACCAATTCCAGCATGCTGGCCAGAATATGACACTCTTTTATTTCGGTGAAACCGAGTGTTTACAAATGTAATGATCTTGGGCTCTGCTATCATTTCTTACACAGAATTTAAGGAcctcaataaaattaaattactGTATGTCTGTAATTTTCGCAAGAGGTGTTGGTACATATTCCAACTTTGTCAACCATTTCCCCTCTCTAAGCATAGAAAAGTTGCTATGGACatgaaaatacaaatacaaacacagtgaaaaagaaaaataaacacGAAATGGGGGAAAAATAATGTATTGGGACTGATGTGTACTGAAGATCTCACCCCGACATTACATTGATTGGCATGTGCTGAAGATCTCACCCCGCATCACATCAATTGGCATGTGCTCCAGTGTATAGCGTTCAGGACCTAAGTACACACCAGTTTTCTCCAGAAGAGCCAGCCCCTCCTCTCTTCCGAATCTTGAAGTGTAGAGCTTTAGGTACTCGATGTCCTATAATACAACACCAATCAGCAGTTTTACAGTTACAGCAACCATGGCAAATTTGGGATCCAAATTTTGATGGATGACAaacttaaattcaataattaattCAAAATACTGTAAAAGTTCTGGAAATTGATGAAAAAACACAAAAGACTCCGAAGATTCATGAGAAAATAATATTACAAAAAGAAATGCCAAATAAAGAAAAGATACAAAAATTTAATAAACTACATCATTATTGAGACCcaattaaaaagaaaaacctCCTAGCAATTGAACCTAATAAACTGTTTTAGGATTAGTTTGAATTCACTTCTTAATTTCTAGAAACAACAAGATCCCCCAAGGAAACCAAATAGTTACATTtgatgggattttttttttttttttttttatgagggGAATTACCCTTAATTTTGCATTTCAAGTGCTTGAGAATTTTGTCATTGAGATCACAAAAGCACACCCATACCTAAATATACACttcaacataaaaaaaataaatgaccATTCAAGGAATGGCCTAAAAGAGTGTACCTGCAAGCCACTCAGAATACGCTCTAATCTAACTGAAGCAACCAGTTTATGCGAGCATGAGAACACCTCACCAGGGTAGAACAAAACACCGTCACCGGGAGGCAGGCCACGTCTAAATCTAATCTGTTCATTAACACACCTTGCTTtgtgaaaacaaaaaaaacaacatAGCAACAAAGAAAATTCTGAAGAAATCCACGCGCTATGTGAAAAAAGTCTCCAAGCTAACATACCTCAGCACTGGCAACCGTTGCCTTCTCATAACAGTTGGCGCCCCAATATAAGAAGCCCGTGCCACCTTCTTTCCATACACGCCACATCACAGCACGGTGTTGTGTGCCTCGCATACCAAGATGCCAATTGGGATGAGGATCAGATGGTCCCATACACACATATGTCCACCATTCCTGCCAAGACGACAAAATTGCTCATGTACCAACTACTACAATGCCACATTGCCACTAAAGAATTTTATCAATAGCGTCCAAATCCAATAGGAAACAATtaaccccctccccccccccccaaaaaaaaaagggggaaaataaaagaaaaacgaAATAATGAAAAAATAGCTAAAACAAAAACTTGGGTTATCTTTTTAGCTTCTAACTAACTTCAAATCTCATGAATTCCTCAACAAACTTTAAATTTTGGcaaccaaaaaatgaaataaaatcaaagaagAGAGATTTTTAAAGAGGCAACAGTGCCCAATGGACAAGTAATCCACTTCAGATGCAAGCCTCAGCACACTTCTAACATTTGAACTCTAGAACAACACCTCAAGTTTCAGAGTTCTTCAATGGAACCAGTAGCTAATATCTCATGGATTACTCAATTGTATCTAGAAGCCAGTTAGGGGAACAAAGCCATAAATACGAAAAGGATTTTTCTGAACGAAGACTTAAACCAATACCAAGGACTTCAGCGACAAACCCCACCACCAGCCCTTACCAAGAACCTCCAAACAGACCGAGAGAGTAAGTAAAAGACCAGGAAGACTGTCTACCCTAGAAGCCCACCTAGTATCCCGCACCACAAACTGGCCCCTAGATGCTTGAGAAGAGGGCAGGCATTCCCAATCCTTAAATCGCACACCCCAAATACTCCTAAAAAGGCATATATCAACCTCCTGGAGTTTACTTTCTTGTAACAAAACGTCAGAGAGACACAAAATAATCTCCCAGACTGCCCTACGTTTATTGACATCCCCAAGAGCCATCACTTTCCAACTACAAAACTTCATTAAACAAATGACAACGCCCTCCACCCCTACCATTCTTTTTCCCATTATTAATAGAAGCATTCAACTTTTGCAACTCCCTCTCAACTCTTTCTTTTGCCTCTCATAAGACCTAGGACTAGGAGACACCTTTACTCTAAACTCTCGATTGAACACATACACTAACTTCAGCCCCAAGTCCTTGAGAAGCTCACAGGTAGACTTAAATAACATGGCTCAATGTAGTAAGAAAGGATTTGGCAAACACCTAAGGATATTGTTCTAAATTGTGCATAAAAGCGAAAAAGAATTCATATAGCTAACCCCAACTAGGGTGCTTACAAGGCTTGGTGGTGGGGGTGGTTGTTTAAACTTCTTCAATGCAAattttcaccccccccccccccaccaactCATTTTGAACAAAATCAGGCCAATCACAATATGATATATTGACACTAATCATTAATGAAAACAGATGGATTGTAATTAACTGACAAAAGGATTTTATTGCGACAGTAGTTTAGAAGCACAACTGATTGTAGCACACATGCATAGAAGAGGattaacagaaaaaaaaaaaaaaaataaggtttGCTGCGTTCTATCCCCACCCTTCTGTTCTTCCATAATTAATATCTCCGCTGTACCACAGAACCAGAATTACCCATGACATTGTTCTGCTACTCTGCTTAATCAATATCATAAAGTTTTCAATCACCTGATTGTTAGATTTCTTATCAAAGGAGCAAACTTGTGCTATCAGAATTTTAACAGCAACAAAACCCTCCTGACAGATGAAAAATGGTACAGGCCTCAGATCTGTACCAGTTTCATGTGTGCGCATGCTCTGGAAAAACTGCAACACTTATAGGGCAGTTAGAAATGTTAGACCTGCGTGATTTGCGTTTCTGTTTTCACTTTTTTAAAGCCTGACCACACAACACAATTTTTTGTTACATGTCAACGGTCTCCAAAATTCAAAATACGCTTCCAACATACATCACAACAATGGTTCAAGGCTGCAcataaaaagaaaagggaagcGGGTGGGCTAATGGCCCTAGCACACTTAGATCCATTTTTAGAAACAGAATTTAAATGAGCAATGACTAAAAAAACACATTATAGAAAGGCCAGTGCAAGGAACAAATTTAACGATGCAGGACCACCACAAAATGGGTCCTACTCAGGagatttttgtttgtttgtttgtttgttcatttttattaaaaatatatatatatagaatcagAGAGATAATTAGAATCAAAAGTCATCATTATAGAATCTTGACAGAAGATACAAATAGAACTCCATTGTAAAGTAAAACAGATTCACTGAGTCCTGTTTAAGGTGATAGTTGAAACCTAGAATTCCAGCATATAAACTAGGGGCATGGCACCTGCAACGTTGATGCaattaaattttacattttttaaacagTTGACCctcttaaaattgaaagagaTAGAATAGGGCAGTCAGAGAATTTGTAGGATGATGGGGGAATTTATAGAAGAGGGAGAGTCAgcattgttttttttctttttaagcatCATAAGAAATTATGCCATTTTTATGGCGCATATAAATCATGGGTATCATTGGAAGTAACTTCAAAAATGGAATTGGCCTTATAGATTCATATAAATACATCAGATTCACCCATCgactcaaaaaaaataaataaaaattaggaaTTCCAAATTTTATTTCTTGCTTTGGGGAAGACAAAAAATGAAATCCAAAGGAAAATATCATCCCTTATTTACCTCACCATTCTCTGTTTGTATTTCTGCAGTGATATCCTTAACCAAATCCTCACGGTTACCAAGCACCCACTCACTGCAAGGGGGGCAAAAATACAAGATGTTTTTCAGATACAAGAGAATGTGTTACCAACAATCACTGAAAGAAAAGTATTAATGCCATATAAAATCGTTCCAATCTAACGCTATTCACTTACATAAATGTATAAAACGCTAATCTTGAAAAGTAAGCCtaatgtgtacaaaatataatttcaaaatttaaaaatattatcattTGGTTGCCCAACATTTTCCTGTAGCATGTGCGCTGTTTTCCTGTAGCATGTGTGCTGCATGCCTCTTTGCTTGCTCAACCAAGTGATGAATTATTCAAGCAAGATCACATATTTTCAGACTatataaaacaatgttttaaaaggcaaaggggTAAGGCGAGGTGCTTAACCCTTGAGAGCAAGGCGTAACCCTTTTGAGAATTCTATTCTAAGAAAAAATTATGCAAATAAATTacatacatttaaaaaaaaaattaaaaaaaaaattaaaatcacaagTATAATGTAAAACAAATCAAATATAACTTGCAAACTACATGTTGGCCACTAAAAAATTGCAAACTTAATGAATCATGACAAGAGAAAaccataacattacaaagttcatattattttcaaaatctaaGACACAACTCTCacttttttggaaatgtttaggttTAAGAGTTCCAGAAaccaactcatattatgacactCATTTTATATAAACATGGAGTTAATATTTTCTAACCAAATCTAAATTGAGAATCACACactcaaaatgcataagcctcaatgAGAAATGCataaaaggcatgccttttgtacaaatgcataagcctcaaagCGAAATGTGTTAGCCTTTTTGATATTTTAGgttgagcctcaaggcattttaggcatgccttgccttgagacgagcctcaattgagcctttCAAAATTGTGTACAAATATGTGCACGCATATTTACATGTTTATGTATTCAGCTTGTATGCAAGTTTTCTGATCAGCATTTACCTTGTACAATAAATTTGGGTGTGCGGACGTAGAAAATTTGGAACTTTCACAAAAGACTCAAATGTACTGGGCGCAAGAGGTGCATCACTTGGCCCTGCGTAACAGAATAAACGGTTAAACCATCAAAAAACATCTTTAGAATCATGTAATAcattaaaatcaatcaatcacacTAGAAAAAACTCTAAAAACATAATGTGTAAGCTCAAACTGTTGCTTTGACCTGGCAATCAAACTAAACACCATATTCCGATCTATATTGATGGGCCTTTTCAATAACAGTCAAGTAGACGCACTGACATTATTTCCCTCCCTTCAATTGCGAATAGCCAATCAAGCCAAAGAAGGATGCTACACTAAGCTAATAAAGAAGCATCTTTTGCAAGCTGCTCAGAAatgccttattattattttttttcccctcAAAATATAACCACCAATAACCATCTCCCATCAGCATGCACACTTTTAGAAGCAGACCAATATAGTAATGGATACCAAATTCAACATAAACAGACCTTTTGTCATTGTATTGCACCACAAGTGCCTAGTTTAAATCTTGAATTTCTAATGCCCTGACATTTACAGTAACCGTA
The sequence above is a segment of the Malania oleifera isolate guangnan ecotype guangnan chromosome 8, ASM2987363v1, whole genome shotgun sequence genome. Coding sequences within it:
- the LOC131161555 gene encoding zinc finger protein GAI-ASSOCIATED FACTOR 1-like, encoding MVELENSSPVTVSTASAEASVSSSGNQTMPAEAPPKKKRNLPGMPDPNAEVIALSPKTLMATNRFVCEICNKGFQRDQNLQLHRRGHNLPWKLRQRTSKEIRKRVYVCPEPSCVHHSPSRALGDLTGIKKHFCRKHGEKKWKCERCSKKYAVQSDWKAHLKTCGTREYKCDCGTLFSRRDSFVTHRAFCDALAEEGARAHTLAIPKNANENVKLQTTSSPPPPPPPLVAPPTPPVCPATNVITPVLSIQNPELPENPVRLLPRTTAPMRLTAVATTTATATSSSSGNPTLASNSSSSTRTPSVFASVFAPSTTTVISQSPQVSSSFSNLISGAQHLTKCTERPTTSLAPIPTAEPISLCLSSPIYFSNASSSLFPALDQDHHRHYAQSPQPPAMSATALLQKAAQMGAAASKGSWLHGLGLAISSPTSGQQDHAATTTTTNTTTTATSSITTQWNSGQIEPESTASVAAGLGLGLPSRSTGSALTDLMMGPPSLFGNKPTTLDLLGLGIGAGGASTGELSALLTSMGGGIDVATAAAAAASFGGASSQSPGEKWEGPPERKPNRPALL